A genomic stretch from Mariprofundus sp. NF includes:
- a CDS encoding sulfite exporter TauE/SafE family protein yields MLTTFIIGLSFGAGACMFTCIPTLGVMLLAQDIGARETSLQTLRFNLGRMAAYALLAAVSGLVGASLVGLLDMSHANYIFAAMLLGSAVLLWRKGRVAGCASHKQKQIRAGLFGIGFAMGLRPCAPLAGVMAASAATGSGAYGLLLGLSFGAGAIIIPQLVFGYGLGKAGGEIRSQLRGRQQQMARIGASVLAFVGVGVGMGWISL; encoded by the coding sequence ATGCTGACAACATTCATCATCGGCCTCTCATTCGGGGCCGGTGCATGTATGTTTACCTGTATTCCGACACTCGGTGTGATGCTGCTGGCGCAGGATATCGGAGCCAGAGAGACCTCACTGCAGACACTGCGTTTTAATCTCGGTCGCATGGCGGCTTATGCACTGCTTGCTGCCGTTTCGGGTCTGGTTGGTGCTTCACTGGTCGGCCTGCTCGATATGAGTCATGCCAACTATATCTTTGCCGCCATGCTGCTCGGCTCTGCCGTGCTGTTGTGGCGCAAGGGGAGAGTGGCGGGGTGTGCCAGCCACAAGCAGAAGCAGATCAGGGCAGGGCTGTTCGGGATCGGTTTCGCTATGGGTTTGAGGCCATGTGCGCCGCTGGCCGGTGTCATGGCAGCATCTGCAGCAACTGGCTCAGGTGCTTACGGATTGCTTCTTGGCCTCTCCTTTGGTGCAGGTGCGATCATCATCCCCCAGCTTGTCTTCGGTTACGGTCTGGGAAAAGCAGGTGGTGAGATACGTTCACAACTCAGAGGCAGGCAGCAGCAGATGGCCAGAATAGGAGCCTCGGTACTGGCCTTTGTCGGGGTAGGGGTTGGTATGGGGTGGATCTCCCTGTGA
- a CDS encoding response regulator produces the protein MSQQTVLLIDDCSEILERIAEILSLDGFRILKANGGEQAVQLFTACCSEIDLVVSEVMSCLHVGERAVNAVRRIDKNIPVLFVTDLDAYETSKRIGAFENYYLLNKPFYPEELGEDIRSIID, from the coding sequence GTGAGCCAGCAGACGGTTCTTTTGATTGATGATTGTAGCGAGATTCTGGAGCGTATTGCTGAGATACTGAGTCTGGATGGTTTCAGGATATTAAAGGCTAACGGTGGCGAGCAGGCAGTTCAGCTATTCACTGCATGTTGCAGTGAGATTGACCTTGTGGTGAGTGAAGTGATGTCGTGTTTGCATGTCGGTGAAAGAGCAGTCAATGCGGTTCGCCGCATCGATAAAAACATACCGGTATTGTTTGTTACAGACCTTGATGCATATGAGACCTCAAAACGGATAGGAGCTTTTGAAAACTACTATCTTCTTAATAAGCCTTTTTATCCCGAAGAGTTAGGTGAAGATATCCGTTCAATTATTGACTGA